The genomic interval GGAAGCGATCCCGGCACATCGTTCATTTGAAATCCTGCGGTTGTAGGACTAAACATGGCGATTCTCATAAAACAAGAAGCGTGCCATCTCAGGAAATCGCGGCAATACGGGGGTTTTCGGGGTTTTTGATGTGATTAAACCGGGCAGAAAAGGAGGAAATTGTTGTCAGGAGGGAAAATTTTTCCGGGTGTATAACTCGTCTCTTCAATCATCTCTTTTGTGTTTCCAGGCGCAGAGCGATTTCGTCGAGTAGCTTCTGGTACTTCTTGTTTTCTGCTCGTCTGGCTGCAGAAAGCCTCTTCTCGTTCAAGGCGTGGAGTACTTTGATCTCTTTAAACATTTCGTAGAGTTCACTGCGGATAGCTGCGATTTGTCTCTCGATCAGTTCCTTCTGGTTCAATGCAGCTGTTTTCAAGCGTGCGAGGTGCTCAAGGTACTCCTTTATGGAAGCGAATTCATTTCCGTCAAGACACCTTGAGCACAGCTCGCCATAGTTGCTCTCGATCTCGGTGTCTATAACGCCTATATTACTGAGTATCTTGTCTCTTTCTCTTGAGTGCTGATCGAGCAGCCGTTCCTTCTCCTCCATCAGCCGTTCTTTGAGTTCAATGATGCGCAGGAGTCGACCGCTATGCATAGAAGAGGAGCTTCATGCTGTCCAGGGTCTTGTCGATGGTCACCTTCTCGTCAACGCGTTGCGTAAGGAACGTCTTCACCCTGTCCATCATCGATATGGCGTAGTCTATCTTCTTGTTACTTCCCGGGTTGTACGCGCCGATGTTGATCAGATCTTCGGCCCGCTCGTATTCCGAGAGTACTTCCGTTATTCTGTTGGCAAACTGGAGCTGCTCGAGCCCGACGATGTCTTTCATGGTTCGACTGACGCTGCGCAGAACGTCGATGGCCGGGTACTGATTGGCGTCAGCCAGTTTTCTCGAAAGGACCACGTGCCCGTCGAGAACCGCCCTTGATGCATCTGCGATAGGGTCGTCCAGGTCATCACCTTCAACAAG from Syntrophorhabdales bacterium carries:
- a CDS encoding flagellar FliJ family protein — encoded protein: MHSGRLLRIIELKERLMEEKERLLDQHSRERDKILSNIGVIDTEIESNYGELCSRCLDGNEFASIKEYLEHLARLKTAALNQKELIERQIAAIRSELYEMFKEIKVLHALNEKRLSAARRAENKKYQKLLDEIALRLETQKR